One region of Candidatus Saccharibacteria bacterium genomic DNA includes:
- a CDS encoding DUF2283 domain-containing protein: protein MIQNQEYIEQNQTFVFTYDQEANAAYIYTKQIDDGEVDKTYICEGLPESVKGGINLDFDSQGRLLGIEILDANKVAPHMIAKMR, encoded by the coding sequence ATGATTCAGAACCAGGAGTACATCGAACAAAATCAAACGTTTGTTTTCACATACGATCAAGAGGCGAACGCAGCCTACATCTACACCAAGCAGATAGATGACGGTGAGGTCGATAAGACATATATTTGTGAGGGCCTACCTGAGAGTGTGAAGGGTGGCATCAATCTTGATTTTGACAGTCAGGGGAGGCTTTTGGGCATTGAGATACTTGATGCCAATAAAGTAGCCCCGCATATGATAGCAAAGATGCGCTAA